TCGACGTCGCCGCCCTCCCCGAGGTCGACCTCACCGGACAGCGGATCGGCCCGCCGGTCGCCCGCCCCGGCAAGATCGTCGGCATCGGCCTCAACTACCGCGACCACGCCGCCGAGGCCGGCGCCGCGATCCCGACCGAGCCCGTCGTCTTCCTCAAGCCCACCAACACCCTGGCCGGACCCAACGACCAGGTGCTCGTCCCGCGCGGCAGCGAGAAGACCGACTACGAGGTCGAACTCGCGGTCGTCATCGGCCGCACCGGCCGCTACCTGGAGACCGCCGAGCAGGCGGCCGCGATCATCGCCGGCTACGCCGCCGTCAACGACGTCACCGAGCGCGCCTTCCAGTTCGACCGGGGCGGCCAGTGGGACAAGGGCAAGTCCGCCGAGACCTTCACCCCCCTCGGCCCCTGGCTGGTCACCCCCGACGAACTCGGCGACCCGCAGTTCCTCGGCCTGCGCCTCTGGGTCAACGGCGAACTCCGCCAGGACGGCAGCACCGCGGACATGATCTTCCCGGTCCACGAGATCGTCCGCTACCTCACCCACTTCATGCGCCTCGACCCGGGCGACGTCATCATCACCGGCACCCCCGCCGGCGTCACCCTCGGCCGCCCGGGCACCCCCTTCCTCCGCGCGGGCGACAAGCTCGCCCTCGAAGTCACCGGCCTCGGCCGTCAGGAACTGACCCTCGGCCAGGCGTAGGGCAGCGCCAGGTGCAGCGGCGGGGGGCTCAGAGGCCGAGGTCGCGCAGGCGGGTGAGCAGGACGCCGGCCGGGCTGTCGGCGGTCTCCAGCTGGAGCCAGCCGTGTAGGACCTCGGCGGTCTGGGCGTCGCGGACGGCCGTCGCGGCGGCCATCACCACGAACTGGTCGACCAGCCACTCGCAGAGGGAGTCGACCGGGATCTGCCGGCCCTCGTCGAGCCAGCTGATCGCGGAGGCCTCCACCACCGAGATCCAGGAGCGCACCAGCAGGGTGAGCCGGGGCCCCGCCTCGCGGACGCCGAGGTAGCGCAGGGTGCGCCGGAGCGCCGCCCGGCGGACGTCGTCGACGATCGCGGTGGTCCGGTCGGTCTCGACGACGGAGCCGCCGCGGAGCAGCGCGCCGTAACCGGCGGCGTGCTCGCCGACGAACGCGAAGTACCGGTGCAGGACGGCGCCGAGCTGCTGGGTGGGGGTTCCGGCCACCGCGTCGACGGTGAACCGGGTGGTGAGTTCGGAGGCGGCGCTGCGCAGCGCCGCCTCGTAGAGCTGCTGCTTCCCGCCGGCGAAGTAGCGGTAGACCAGTGGACGGGACGCCCCGGCCGCCTCCGCGACGTCGTCGAGGGAGACCTCCTCGGGCGGACGGGCGGCGAAGAGTTCGAGGGCGACGGCGATCAGCTGTTCACGCCGTTGCTGGACGGGCAGTCGGCGGTACGCGGCACGCCGGGGGCGCGCCGCGGCGGTCGGGTCGTCGGCGGGGCCCTCGACGGGCTCCTCGACGGGGGAGGGGGTCGCTGCCATGCGTGCCAGGGTAGTCGTCGGGCGGGGCGCCGGTCGCGGCCGCAGACTGTGACCAGGTGTCAGCTGAGCGCGGCGGAGGAGCGGCCGGTGCGGTGGGTGCGGGCGGCGGGGCGGTGGATCGGGAAGTCCCCGGGGACGTACGTGTGGCTGCTGCTGCTGGCGTTCACCAGTTTCGTGGTGGCCCGGATGGACCCCGGCACCCTGGAGTTCTTCCTGGAGCAGCGGTCCACGAACATCGACCAGTTGACGTCGCGCCCGGTCCACGCGCTGCTGGCCAGCCTGATCTGGACGGAGCAGGCCGACTTCTGGTTCTACTTCGTGGTGTTCCACGTCTTCCACGTGCCCGCGGAGCGCTGGCTCGGCACCCGGCGCTGGCTGACGGTGGCGCTGACCGCGCACGTGGTGGCGACGTTCGTCAGCGAGGGCGTGGTGGCCTGGGGCGTGCACCACCACGTGCTGCCGATGAACATGTCGACCACCATCGACGTCGGGGTGTCGTACGCGCTGGCCGGTGTCGAGGGGGTGCTCACGTACCGCTTCGCCGGGGCGTGGCGGTGGGTGTACGGGTGCGGGCTGCTCGGGTTCTACCTGGTGCCGCTGCTGGCCTCGCACACCTTCACCGACCTGGGGCACTTCTGCTCGGTGCTGATCGGCCTGGCGTTCCACCCGATCACCAGGGGCCGGCCGACCTGGGACCCGTGGCGGTCCGTCAGGCGGGCGCTGCCGAGCCGGGGGTGACGACGCCGATACCTGGAAGGGGTTGAATTCGCCTGCGGCTACGACAGGATGGCCGGATGGCTCATGAACTGAACGACTCAGCTCCGAGCGGCCCCACCCCGCGCCGCATCGCCGACGACTACGTCCACGCCCTTGCCGGGATCGACCCGCTGACCGCGGTGTACCTCGGCCTCAACCCGGAGGACGACGGCCTGTCCGACCTGTCCCCGGAGGGCATCGAGGCCACCGCCGAACTCGCCCGCCGCACCCTCGCCGCGCTGGACGCCCTGGAGGCGGCCGGCCCGGTGGAGGACGAGGCGGAGCGCCGCTGCGCCCGGCTGCTGCGCGAGCGGCTGACCGCCGAGCTGGCGGTGCACGACGCGGGCGAGGGCTTCCGGGCGGTCCGCAACCTCGGTTCGCCGGTGCACAACACCCGCGAGATGTTCACCCTGCTGCCCACCGACACCGACGAGGACTGGCTGCGCCTGGGCCGCCGGCTGGCCCGCTTCCCGCTGGCGATGACCCAGTACCGGGAGACCCTCGCGGAGGGGATCCGGCGCGGCCTGCTGTCGGCGCCGCGCCAGGTCGACACCGTGGTCGGGCAGCTCGCCGAGTGGCTGGCGGGCGAGCACCCCGGCGGCTGGTTCGGCGAACTGGTCGCGGTCGCCCCCGAGCACCTGCGCGAGCAGCTGACCGCCAGCGCGGTCGAGGCGAACGCCGCGCTCGGCGAGCTGCGCGACTGGCTGCGCGACGTGTACGGCCCGGCCGCCCAGGGCACCCCCGACGCGGCGGGCCGGGAGCGCTACACCCGCTGGGTGCAGTTCTGGACCGGCTCCGAACTGGACCTGGACGAGGCGTACGGCTGGGCCTGGGAGCAGTTCCACGAGCTGGACGCCCAGATGCGGGTCGAGGCGGAGAAGGTGCTGCCGGGGGCGACCCCGATGCAGGCGATGAAGTGGCTGGAGAGCGACGGCCCGGCGATCCGCGGCGAGCAGGCGGTCCAGGAGTACCTGCAGGGCCTGATGGACCGGGCGATCAACGACCTGCAGGGCGTGCACTTCGACCTGGCCGAGCCGCTGCTGAAGGTGGAGTCGCGGATCGCGCCGCCCGGCAGCGCCGCCGCCCCCTACTACACCCAGCCGTCGCTGGACTTCTCCCGCCCCGGCCGGACCTGGCTGCCGACGCTGGGCCGGGAGGCGTTCCCGGAGTGGGACCTGGTCTCCACCTGGTACCACGAGGGCGTCCCGGGCCACCACCTGCAGCTCGCGCAGTGGACGTACGTCGCGGACCGGCTCTCCACCTACCAGGTCACCCTGGGCGGGGTCAGCGCCAACATGGAGGGCTGGGCGCTGTACGCGGAGCGCCTGATGGACGAGCTCGGCTACCTCACCGACCCGGGCCACCGCCTCGGCTACCTGAACGCGCAGATGATGCGCGCGCTGCGGGTGATCGTGGACATCGGCATGCACGCCGAGCTGGACTTCCCGGCCGACTCGCCGTTCGCCCCCGGCGAGCGGATGCTGCCGGAGCGCGCCCGGGAGTTCTTCGGCGCGTACTGCGGCCTGTCGAAGGAGTTCCTGGACAGCGAACTGGTCCGCTACCTGGGCCTGCCCGGCCAGGCGATCGGCTACAAGCTCGGCGAGCGGGCCTGGCTGCGCGGACGGGCCGCGGCCCGGGCGGCGGCGGAGGCGAACGGTGCCGAGTTCGACCTGAAGGCCTGGCACATGGCCGCGCTGTCGCAGGGCTCGCTGGGCCTGGACGACCTGGTGACCGAGCTCAGCGGGCTGTAGTCGAAGGAGCGCCCCGGGTGGCCGTTGCGGCCGGGCACCCGGGTCCGCCGCCGTCTCAAATCGTGACATCACCGGACAAACTGCCTTGCCGCTGCTCCGATCGGGGGTTTCCCTGGAGAGAGCGCCGTGTGCGCCCTGCCTCACTCCCGAATCGCGGAAGGCGGCCTTCCGGTGACCTCCCAGCCCGTCCCCGACACCGCGGCGGCGAACCCGCGCCGCTGGTGGGCCCTGGCGGTCATCGCCATTGCCCAGCTGATGATCGTCCTGGACGCGACGATCGTGAACATCGCCCTCCCGTCGGCGCAGAAGGCGCTCGGCATCTCCGACGCCAACCGGCAGTGGGTGATCACCGCCTACACGCTGGCCTTCGGCGGCCTGCTGCTGCTCGGCGGACGGATCGGCGACCTGTTCGGCCGCAAGCGCACCTTCGTGGTGGGCCTGCTCGGCTTCGCCCTGGCCTCCGGCCTCGGCGGCTTCGCCACCTCCGGCGGCATGCTGTTCGCCGCCCGCGCCCTGCAGGGTGCCTTCGGCGCGCTGCTCGCCCCGTCCGCGCTGTCCCTGCTGTCCGTGACCTTCCGAGACCCGCGCGAACGGGCCACCGCGTTCGGCGTGTTCGGCGCGCTCTCCGGCGGCGGCGCGGCGATCGGCCTGATCACCGGCGGGCTGCTCACCGAGTACCTGTCCTGGCGCTGGTGCCTGTACGTCAACATCCCGATCGCCGTCGTCACCGCGATCGGCGCCTACTACCTGCTGGTCCGCGACCACGTCGACCGCTCTCGGCGGGTCAGGCTGGACCTGCCCGGCGCGGTCCTCGGCTGCGGCGGCCTGCTCGCCATCGTGTACGGCACCTCGGAGGCGGTGACCCGGGGCTGGGGCGACTGGCTGGTGCTGACCGCGCTGTGCGGCGGCGTCGCGCTGCTGGCGGTGTTCGCGCTGGTCGAACGGCGCACCGAGCACGCGCTGCTGCCGATCCACCTGATCAACGACCGCAACCGG
The DNA window shown above is from Streptomyces sp. TLI_171 and carries:
- a CDS encoding TetR/AcrR family transcriptional regulator, whose amino-acid sequence is MAATPSPVEEPVEGPADDPTAAARPRRAAYRRLPVQQRREQLIAVALELFAARPPEEVSLDDVAEAAGASRPLVYRYFAGGKQQLYEAALRSAASELTTRFTVDAVAGTPTQQLGAVLHRYFAFVGEHAAGYGALLRGGSVVETDRTTAIVDDVRRAALRRTLRYLGVREAGPRLTLLVRSWISVVEASAISWLDEGRQIPVDSLCEWLVDQFVVMAAATAVRDAQTAEVLHGWLQLETADSPAGVLLTRLRDLGL
- a CDS encoding MFS transporter yields the protein MTSQPVPDTAAANPRRWWALAVIAIAQLMIVLDATIVNIALPSAQKALGISDANRQWVITAYTLAFGGLLLLGGRIGDLFGRKRTFVVGLLGFALASGLGGFATSGGMLFAARALQGAFGALLAPSALSLLSVTFRDPRERATAFGVFGALSGGGAAIGLITGGLLTEYLSWRWCLYVNIPIAVVTAIGAYYLLVRDHVDRSRRVRLDLPGAVLGCGGLLAIVYGTSEAVTRGWGDWLVLTALCGGVALLAVFALVERRTEHALLPIHLINDRNRAGGALAVGLAIIGMFGLFLFLTYYLQAVKGYSPVKAGVSFLPMTAAVVVSAAGIAARLMNRVPTRNLVVPGLLLGAGGMAWLTQLRVDSPYTTMVLPAEVLLGLGLGLIFMPTMNLATLGVAPQETGAAAAIINSAQQVGGSIGTALLNTIAASVTATYLATRNPADPLVQAEGAVHGYAVATAVAMGILLAAAVIAFLMINHRPAPGEAEGEDASAEARAAV
- a CDS encoding DUF885 domain-containing protein; translated protein: MAHELNDSAPSGPTPRRIADDYVHALAGIDPLTAVYLGLNPEDDGLSDLSPEGIEATAELARRTLAALDALEAAGPVEDEAERRCARLLRERLTAELAVHDAGEGFRAVRNLGSPVHNTREMFTLLPTDTDEDWLRLGRRLARFPLAMTQYRETLAEGIRRGLLSAPRQVDTVVGQLAEWLAGEHPGGWFGELVAVAPEHLREQLTASAVEANAALGELRDWLRDVYGPAAQGTPDAAGRERYTRWVQFWTGSELDLDEAYGWAWEQFHELDAQMRVEAEKVLPGATPMQAMKWLESDGPAIRGEQAVQEYLQGLMDRAINDLQGVHFDLAEPLLKVESRIAPPGSAAAPYYTQPSLDFSRPGRTWLPTLGREAFPEWDLVSTWYHEGVPGHHLQLAQWTYVADRLSTYQVTLGGVSANMEGWALYAERLMDELGYLTDPGHRLGYLNAQMMRALRVIVDIGMHAELDFPADSPFAPGERMLPERAREFFGAYCGLSKEFLDSELVRYLGLPGQAIGYKLGERAWLRGRAAARAAAEANGAEFDLKAWHMAALSQGSLGLDDLVTELSGL
- a CDS encoding fumarylacetoacetate hydrolase family protein, which translates into the protein MKLLRVGPAGAERPVVLAPDGTAHDLTPLTPDLDGDFLATLDPTALDVAALPEVDLTGQRIGPPVARPGKIVGIGLNYRDHAAEAGAAIPTEPVVFLKPTNTLAGPNDQVLVPRGSEKTDYEVELAVVIGRTGRYLETAEQAAAIIAGYAAVNDVTERAFQFDRGGQWDKGKSAETFTPLGPWLVTPDELGDPQFLGLRLWVNGELRQDGSTADMIFPVHEIVRYLTHFMRLDPGDVIITGTPAGVTLGRPGTPFLRAGDKLALEVTGLGRQELTLGQA
- a CDS encoding rhomboid-like protein, whose product is MRWVRAAGRWIGKSPGTYVWLLLLAFTSFVVARMDPGTLEFFLEQRSTNIDQLTSRPVHALLASLIWTEQADFWFYFVVFHVFHVPAERWLGTRRWLTVALTAHVVATFVSEGVVAWGVHHHVLPMNMSTTIDVGVSYALAGVEGVLTYRFAGAWRWVYGCGLLGFYLVPLLASHTFTDLGHFCSVLIGLAFHPITRGRPTWDPWRSVRRALPSRG